A segment of the Mangrovimonas sp. YM274 genome:
TATGGGAGCTTTCGGTGGAAGGAAACCCGTATCAGTTGGGTATGGTTTCAGGAAGTTTGACTCAGGAATTGTTTGAAAAACAGGAAGAAGCGCTTTTGGGCAAGGTAGAAGAAATGGTACCTTCCAAATTCAAACAATACATGCTGCGAAAAATATTGGCCTGGTACAATAGAAAAATGTACATGCATGTACCTGAAGAATACAAGGCTGAAATCTTGGGGCTTTCAAAATATGCAGGGGACACTTATGATTATGTTGCCGATGATTATTTACGGATTTTATATTTACATGGTGCTCATGATATAGGCCATGCATTTCAGGATTTGGCCTTGGTGGGCTGTTCTTCTTTTGCCGCGTGGGGAGAACATACGGAGGATGGAAACCTAATAATAGGACGCAATTTCGACTTTTATGCAGGCGATGAGTTTTCTGAAAACAAGATCGTAGCCTTTGTGAAACCAACTAATGGTTACAAATTTATGTCTGTTACCTGGGCGGGGATGATTGGTGTTGTGTCTGGGATGAATGAAAAAGGTTTGACAGTGACCATAAATGCAGGGAAATCCAAAGTGCCGTTGCTGGCCAAAACACCAATATCTATTGTGACTCGTGAAATTTTACAGTATGCTTCCACTATTGAAGAGGCTATTGCTATTGCCAAAAAAAGAGAGGTGTTTGTGTCGGAATCTATTTTTGTGGGAAGTGCGGCAGATAACAAGGCGGTAACTATTGAAGTGTCTCCAGAGAATTTTGGGGTTTATGAAGTGGCAAATTCTGAAGAATTGATTTGTACCAATCATTTTCAAAGTGAGGCTTATGCGAATGATGAAGATAATTTAAAGCATATTGCAGAAAGTCATTCCATGTACAGGTATCAAAGAATGGAAGAACTTTTAAATGAGGCTCCTAAAGTGTCTCCTGAAGTGGCTGTGGATATTTTAAGGAATAAGGAAGGGCTCCATAATGAATTAATTGGTTATGGCAATGAAAAATCCCTAAATCAATTGTTGGCACACCACGGTATTGTATTTCAGCCTTCGAAGAGGCTGGTTTGGGTTTCTGCACCGCCGTACCAGTTGGGAGCATTTGTAGCTTATGATTTGGATGCGGTGTTTGCAGCGGATAATGAAAAAACAGCTTCCCTACAAAATAAAGCGCTTATGATTGAAGCTGATGACTTTCTATATACTGAGGCCTATGCTAATTATGAGAACTACCGAGTGTTGAGTAGAAGCTTGGCTGATGCTATTCAAAATGATGGACATCTGGAACCTGAATTACTTTTGGAGTTTCAAAAATCAAACCCCAATTATTGGGAGACCTATTACTTG
Coding sequences within it:
- a CDS encoding C45 family peptidase, translating into MIYKKGLLALNGLMLVVMTSCGVSKSLHDIPNVSSFNSQIPDRQKIEDTLLVAGTNRLMKNQQGLWELSVEGNPYQLGMVSGSLTQELFEKQEEALLGKVEEMVPSKFKQYMLRKILAWYNRKMYMHVPEEYKAEILGLSKYAGDTYDYVADDYLRILYLHGAHDIGHAFQDLALVGCSSFAAWGEHTEDGNLIIGRNFDFYAGDEFSENKIVAFVKPTNGYKFMSVTWAGMIGVVSGMNEKGLTVTINAGKSKVPLLAKTPISIVTREILQYASTIEEAIAIAKKREVFVSESIFVGSAADNKAVTIEVSPENFGVYEVANSEELICTNHFQSEAYANDEDNLKHIAESHSMYRYQRMEELLNEAPKVSPEVAVDILRNKEGLHNELIGYGNEKSLNQLLAHHGIVFQPSKRLVWVSAPPYQLGAFVAYDLDAVFAADNEKTASLQNKALMIEADDFLYTEAYANYENYRVLSRSLADAIQNDGHLEPELLLEFQKSNPNYWETYYLLGQYYYGKKYYTAAQNAFEKALSKEISTVPYKQDIQHYIKKIKRQLQ